The genomic DNA CGGTGGCTATCGCACTGGTGCATCCAATACATTTAACTATCTTAAGGGGAGGTAATTTATCTGTGCGATCCATCCAGAAGACCGGCGTAAAGGGCTTGAGCGGGAAGACTGACAGGAACCGTATAACAGGTGCAAGGTTTTTGCTTCTCAGACCTGCTGGATATCCTCTAAAGAGCACGTTTCAGGAGTCTCCTGTCGTATCAGACCCAGTGCTATTCGAACGGTACGCAAAGGAGCAGTGGTACGGCGAGCTTGTCAGAGCAGGAGCATATCTTTTCGACAGGCGACTATACCCGGACTTCGCATTCAAGGTTGTGAAGGTGTACCCCAGAGAGGCGGTGATTGGGGCAGATACAACGATAGTTGTGGAGAAACGGATAGAGCCGGCAGCTGTCGTGGAGCCTGCCTCCTTTGATGATGTTGTCGGTCAGCTCGATGCAAAGAGAAAGGTCAAGGTTATAAAGAGATACCTTGAGGAGCCTGAGAGGTTCGGGAGCTGGGCCCCACGCAACATACTCTTCTACGGCGCATCAGGTACAGGCAAGACGATGATAGCCAGAGCGCTTGCCACCGAGGCAAATGTTTCCATGATGCCAGTGAAATCAACATCACTTATTGGAGAATTCGTGGGTGAGGGGGCCAGACAGATCCACAGCCTCTACGACAGGGCTGAGCAGCTCTCTCCGTGTATCATATTCATAGATGAGATCGACGCCATAGCGCTGGACAGGCGCTACCAGGATCTCAGGGGCGATGTCTCGGAGATAGTGAATGCGCTGCTCACAGAGATGGATGGCATCTCATCCAGACGCGGCGTCTGCACGATAGCCGCGACCAACAAGATCGAGCTCCTCGATCCGTCAATACGATCGAGGTTCGAAGAGGAGATTGAGTTCAAGCTCCCATCCCATGAGGATAGGCTTGAGATATTGAGGAGAAATGCCAGCAAGATGCCGCTGGAGGTCAGGGGCGACCTCGCAGAGATCGCGAAGCTGACAGAGGGCTTCTCCGGCAGGGACCTTGTGGACAAGATCCTGAAGGTGGCGCTCCATCAGGCGATCATCGAAGACTCCAGATTCGTCGAGCGGCGTCATTTGATGGACGCGCTCCAGCGCATCAAGCGCGATGTGAAGGAGCCTCCGGGAGAGATGTTCATCTGAGGAGGCGCTTGCATGTGGCAGCAGATCCTGAGTAAGTTCAGGCGCTATCCTGCTCAAGAGAAGGTCGTCAGGCTGATACTGTCAAGGGGTTTTCAGATAAATGAGCGCGGCAGGGTCGCTTCCGGCTCGATAGAAATCCCTCATGCGCAGATCGCTAAAGAGATCGATGTTGATAGAAGAGTGGTCGACACCACAGCGATGGCCATTCGCGAGGATCCCGAGCTCTGGAAAGTATTCAAAAATGTGAGATCTGTGCTTTTTCTTGCGGATGTTGCACCTGTGCTCGGGCTCGGCGTGATCGAGATCACTCCCGTAGATGCCAGACAGACCGGCCTTCTGGGGAGCGTCGCCATAGCTGTGGCAAAACATGGATTGAGCATACGCCAGGCAGTATCTGACGATCCCTTCTTCGTGGAGGATCCGAAGCTCACAATCATCACAGAGGGTAAGATCCCCGGCGAGCTTGTGACAATTCTGAAGGAGATTGATGGCGTTAAAAAGGTCACAGTGGAGTGATCTTTTCTTTGGCTCATGAGGTCAGCCCCTCAACCAGCATCAATCCTGATCCGCTGACAGACAGTAGCGGGAGCAGGCTCTGGTTTTCAGGCCGGAGAAGAAGTCACCTTTCTGTCATACCTGTAACACCTAGAGCATGGGACCGCTCTGGTCCGCCGAAGATCGGGAGGATGTGTTTAGAATGATGCCATTTATGTCCCCATAGAGATGCGATCTCAGGGCTTGAGCCTCCTGACCTCCACATATTCCACGCCGTCGTCGCTGTATGCGAACACCATCATCTTTCGCACGCTGTGAGCCAGCCGAACCGCTCTGGAGAGCACAGGGAGATGAAATACATGATCTACTCTCACAGTATGCACCAGGTATTCTGAGTGCGTGCCCCTCTTTTCCGCATCAACGCTCTTGTACACTCTGAAGTGCGTCCCGAACTTGAAGCCGGTCTTCACGACGAGCTTCCGGTCCCTAAGATCCCTGTAGACACGGTACTTCATCTCGAAGTCCTCCTCGATCTCAGACGCCCTCCTCATCAGCTCGTCCAGCGGAACTGGAACTCCGGATCGATCCACAAGCTGGATCATGCCCCTCTCAAGAAGGTACGCGGTCTCCACGAGCGAGAGCTGGAGCCTCTCCCCGATCATCTTCCCATAAAAACCGTGTTTATGCAGCCTCTCCGATGCCTTGGGATCCCACAGCACCACCCTGTCATCCAGAAGCGTCGCCTGCCCGCCAGGCTCTGCAGATTCTGTCCTGCCCGAGGGATTTGATTCCCTCACCTCGTAGTACGTTATATCGCTCTCCTCATCGACGACCGCGAGCATGAGCCTTCTCCTCATCTGGCTGGAGAGCCTCAGGGGCTCAACGATCCTCTCTATAGGCAGCGGTGTCCGCTCAGAGACGACAAAAACGTAGAACTCTGCAGGCGTCTTTCCGGGATGTCCCCCACGCGGGTAAACTCTGAAGTCGGGGACTCCTGGCTGGACATAATAACCCCTCTCCCTCAGGTCCTTGTACACCACATACCTGAACTCGAAGCCCTTCTCGAAAGAGGATGCGAGCTCGAAGAAGCTCCGAAAGCTCAGGATGTGCCCATCATACTCGATCCTCAATCTGGATCTGTCGAGAAGATATGCGGCCTCGACGAGCGTCAGCTCGAGCCCGTCATCAAGAGGCCGCCCGAAGTAGCCCTGCTCGTAAAGCACCTTAACAGCATCTTTCCCGAGATGGACTTTCCCGGATTCAAGCCTTCCAAGCAGCGGCTCCTCTGACATGATCAGATGCTCAGCTTGTCAGGCCATACGCCATGGACCACTCCGATGGCTCTGTCTACCGTCTCATGAACATCAGCAGCGGGATATCCGCAGGAGAGCATGTACGCTTCCACGTGGTTGGGCACAGCGATCGACATCTGCTCGACCATCGAGACAGTCTGCATGATCGTGTAATCGCCGAGTTCGAAGGGTATTATCGCATCTGACACGAGAAGCTCAAATATCTCTGGAGAGATCGGCCTCTCAAAGCCTGACAGGAACGCCTCGAGTATCTCGCTCGTCCACTCATGACGCCTTCCGCCCGCGTCCTGATAGGGTATCACGACAACCTCACGCGTGCTGGCGAGCCTCTCGACGAGATCCTGTGGTGTCAATTGCCCCTTGAATATCAAATTGAGAAAATTCGTATGTGGTATCGTCGTCGGCACCTTCGAGGCGCGTATCGAGAACCTTACATCCTTGAAGATTGTGCCCGCGTCCGCGCCCTGATGACCTGCACCCCTTCCGAACTGTATGGCACTCGGCGATGCGCGCACGACTGTGTGCGGATCTCCATGTCTCCTGTCGATATTCCCAATTATGCCGCAGAGCCCGAGTGGGCGCGCAGCATATGCAAGCCTGCTCAGGCCTGTCGTGTTGCAGCTGGTGCACTGCACGACCCTTGGCTTCGCCTTCAGAAACCTCTCGTAGTTCTCAAGCCCGAAGAAAAACTCTCTCCTTAGATCCTCCTTCACATCATCTGTGAGCTGGAACCCCTCCTCCTCGAGCCCCTTCTGGAGCTTATCCCTGTGGGCCCCGCCCATAAGTGCTACGAAGCAGCCGTGCTCCAGCCCGGATTTCAGGTATGGCAGCTCCTCATCACCAGGTGTGCCAATCATGACGAACTCAGAGCTCTCGAAGAAATCCCTGTATCCTCCCTCCAGCTTGAACCCTGCACTCTCCCATTTTGCCCTGTCCTCGTCATTGCTGGCATACGCCCTGACACCGCAGATCCTGATCATCTTCCTCAGCATCGATACGGCTCTGGCATGCGGTTTTCTCACGAGAACATTTATATCGCCACTGATGCCGGCTGCCTGCTTAACAGCATGCAGGGCGAAAATTGTTCTCTTGCTCTCCGTGCCATCAAAACCCACAAAGCCAGCATTCTTATTCAAGTACGATCACTTCCTGCGCGGTGTTGAGAGTGCACCATATTTAAGATTTCTTGGAATGACCATCCAGACGCACTCATAACGCCAATCCGACGGCTGCTGGTTCAGCTGCATCCCTCAAACAACACTCTCCCCAGCGACCAGATTTCTCAGGACGGATCTGAATTTCCCGGCGCGGTGGCAGAGGTGTCTTCTGAGACATTCATCACCGGATGATACAGCCACGATGCAGCCCCTCCACCGTCCCCCTTCCAGGCCAGCCTCGTGGAATACCAGAGGATGCAGATCCAGATGCTCAGGAAACGCAGCACCATCCATGATATGCCAGCTCATCGCCGTCCAGCCGCGGTCAGAGGCATCTTTTAAAAGCTCGATCGCCTTATCCTGATCATCCGGAGAGGGGGGGTCAATGAGCAGAAGCCCTGGATCGCGTCTATTCAGGAGATCCATGACCCCAGAAAAGCCATCGCCCAGATGAAAATGTATGTCAGGACAGGCACTCCAGCTCTTCCCGACATCCTCGCTGATGTCCCATAGCTCAGCCACAACCCTCCTGCGGAAAAATCTGCCGAGCCTGAGGATGATCTTTGCGGATCCTGGGTAAATCTGGAGATGCTCATCATTCATCTCCTCCAGAACCGCGAAGTACGGGCTCTCGATCTCTGATCTCAGATGCCAGCACCTTCCTATGCCCCACCTCCACTCTCCATTGGGAGCAAGCGTGTACGCAGTGTAACCGGCATGCGATTCTGCATACACCAGATCCGAACGGCAGAGCAGATATGCTGCAGCCTCTGATAGCAGAAAGTGCTTCCAGACATCTCCGGCATTTCCTGCATGCTCCCTGTGGTCATACATCGTAATCTCCACAGGTTCTCAGGGAAGCTATATCTTTCTGTTCGATAACCTTCCCTCCGGAGTCTCAATATGCATGAAGAGAAGCCACTCAAGATACTTCTCATGGGCAACCCGAACGTGGGGAAGAGCGTGATATTCTCGAGGCTGACAGGTGCTGATGCCATCTCCTCGAACTATCCCGGAACAACTGTGAGCTACACAGAGGGCAGCATAAATGTGCTGGGCAGAAGCGCCGCGTTGATCGATGTGCCCGGTGTGTATTCACTTGATCCGAGCTCAAAGGCGGAGGAGGTTGCGAATCTCATACTGGAACAGGGCGCTGATCTGATAGTCAACGTTGTGGACGCGACAAACCTGGAGAGAAACCTGAATCTCACCCTGGAGCTCCAGGAGCGCGGTATCCCGATGGTAGTCGCACTCAACCTCTGGGATGTTGCTGTGAGAAGGGGTCTGGAGATAGATGTCAAGAGACTCTCAGAGGAGCTGGGCATAAAGGTCGTGCCAACTGTTGCAGCAAGCGGCCTTGGGATACGCGATCTCGTCGAGGCGATCGAGATCTCCATGAGCTCAAGACCGCCTGCATTGAGCCTCGATCCCACGGAGAGATGGCAGAGGGTGGGTGAGATAGTATCGAGGGTGCAGAAGGTCCATCACCGCCATCCATCTCACCTCGAGCGGCTGGAAGACCTCACGATACGACCATGGACAGGAATTCCCGTGGCGCTCATCGTCCTCTATCTCTCATTCAGCCTGATCGTGGGAGCCGGAGAGCTGTTTATTGAGAATGTGAGCGACCCGTTCTTTCTCAGATACAGCTACTGGGTATTCGCGCTGGCTGATAGATACACATCTGGACTCTTGCATGACATACTTGTGGGAAGATCTCCTGAGCTGCTCGAGTCGTTCGGCCTCCTGACAACCGGACTGTACATACCATTCGGCATCGTCCTCCCATTCCTCATACCATTCTATCTGGTGCTGGGGTTCCTCGAGGACCTGGGGTACCTTCCCAGGGTGAGCGTGCTCATGGACGCTCTTATGCACAGGCTTGGCCTCCACGGTGCTGCGATAATACCGTGCGTCCTCGGGATGGGCTGCAGCGTTCCTGGCGTCCTGGGGCTGCGCGTTCTGGAGTCGTCGAAGCAGCGCTTCCTTGCAGCAACGCTCATGACAATGAGCATACCCTGCGCATCGCAAACCGCCATGGTCTTCGGAATCCTGGCTCCACACGGTCTTAGATACATATTTGCAGTCTACGCAACCCTCCTCATAGTATTCATCATCTCTGGCATGATCCTCCACAGGCTGATCCGAGAGGAGTCACCAGAGATATTCATGGAGATCCCTCAGTACAGGATGCCCGTGATCGGTGCTCTGCTCAAGAAGACATTCGTGCGCATCAGGACGTTCATATCAGAGGCTGTTCCCTACATAGGAATTGGCATAGTTGTGATGAATGTCTTCGAGATCACGGGTCTCATGAAGGCCATCGGCGAGCTGGCAAGCCCGATCGTCTCGGGCATTCTCGGCCTCCCAGCGGATGCTGCGACTGCACTCATTCTGGGCTTCCTGAGAAAGGACATCGGCATAGGCATGTTTGTACCTCTCGGTCTCACACCGGAGCAGCTCGTCATAGCTGCTGTTGTGCTCGCGATGTACTTTCCATGCGTCGCAACCCTGACGGTGCTGATGAAGGAACTCGGTCCGTATGATACAATCAGAGCGGTGGTCTTCCGCCTGCTCGCAGCTGTGATGGTGGGCGGTATGCTCAGAGTTATTCTTCTGTGAGTGTGATGGGAAGCAGCAGTGCGCAACTCCCAGGCAGGAGAGACGTTCACGCAGGCATATAACCTCACAGGCATTGAATCCGGCATCCGAGGTTCCGATGCTCGCCGGACGTGTCCGAATAAGGATTGAGTATCACCTCCACCCAAAAACAGCAAGCCACAGATTTCTGAATTCAGCTTTTATTCGGACATCCCCTCGCTGACCAAAATCTATAAGTATTAATAAGTACAATCAGTTTTTGCTGTAGCTCTGATGTGAACGGCCAGGGCCTGCTCCTCGAGAGCGTTTTTCGCCTGGCACGCATCCGGCGAGGCTTGGAGTTCAAAGTTGTGCGCGCCGTGATGGGCGCAGCATCGCTCTGAGCAGGGGAACCGGGGTATATCAGGGCTGCAGCACCTACCATCTTATATTCTTTCTGTAGTGGTTTCTCACGACTATTGCCAGGAAGTTCATCGCGAGCACCAGCCCCATGAGAACCAGAGCTGTGCCCCACGCTCTCTTCTCGACATCCCACGCCCCGAGGAAGTATATCAGCTGCAGAAGATGGTAGCAGAGGTTGTTCACAGGCTGATACACATCCGGAACCACGCCGTAGACCTTGTCCACATACACTGGAGTGAAGGTCACAGCGGTCCACATGATCGGCGCGGTCTCTCCAGCGGCCCTCGCCACTCCAATTATCAGGCCTGTGAGTATGCCGGGCAGTGCTGATGGAATGACTATCCTCAGGATCGTCTGCCACTTTGTGGCGCCAAGAGCCACGCTTCCTTCCCGCAGCGAGTTAGGAACAGATCTCAGCGCCTCCTGCGTCGTCAGAATTATCGTGGGGAGGTTCATGAGCCCCAGAATCACGGAGCCTGCAAGCAGGGATATTCCGACCGTGGATACGAGAAATGCGAGCCCGAAGAGACCGTATACTACAGATGGAACCCCATTGAGGCAGCTTATCGATATCGTGATGATGCGGTTCAGCGTGTGACTCCTCGAGTATTCATTCAGATATATGCCAGCGCCTATGCCGAGAGGGGCTGATACCAGCATGGCACCTAGGACAAGCCACATGGTACCCTCAATGCAGGTCACAATGCCGCCCTCCTGCCCGAGATTCCTGTGCGGCTCTGTCAGAAACTCGATGCTTATGGCTCCGATGCCGTTGTATATGATGACTGAGAATATGCCGCCGAGTATCACAATGGCCAGCACCGCCGAGCCTCTGATAAGAGTGAATGCCAGAACCTCTCTCGCTTTTGGACCGAACCCGTAGAGCATGTTGATTGCGTCTTTTAATAACAAAACGCCCGCAATGAGTGAAGCTGCAGGCGCGAGAAGCCTGTAGCTGAACGAAGCCCCTAGGTTCAAGGGGCTGATGACAAGATCCGGGGGTGAAAAGAGAAGAAAGATCGCAATCGCGATGATGATCAGGGCATCGAGATACACCACCATCGCATTCCTGGTTTTCAGCGTGAAAGCCATCTGGATGAGCATGAGCGCCGCAACCGGCAGGAGGAACTGCCAGAACAAGAGCAGAATTTTAAGCTGTGGCTGGATGGCAAGCGCAATCAGCGATGAGAGAAGCAGGATCGAGCCTGCGACTGCGAGCGCTGCTGTTCTTTTATCAGTATCCACCAAACCTCCTCCTGATGCGCTCTCTGGCCAGGTCTCCTATCACGCTCAGTATCGATACTATTGTGAGAAGCATCAGCCCCACTGCAAAGAGCGCATGGTAGTGCAGGGAACCATGTGCCACCTCACCCATCTCCCCGGCTATGACAGATGTGAACGTCGCGCCCCGATCGAATACATCGTATATCGGGGTGGGTATCCGGGCGATGTTTCCAACCACCAGCAGCACAGCCATGGTCTCGCCGATTATGTTGCCTATGTTCAGAAGCACTGCTGCTGTTATCCCCGACGATGCTGCTGGAAGCACAACATATCTTATCGTCTGCCATCTCGTCGCTCCGAGAGCCATCGAGCCCTCCTTGAACTCGTTCGGCACAGCCCTAAGCGCATCCTCGCATATCGTCGTTATCGAGGGTATGAACATCACACCAAGCAGTATTGCGCCAGCAAGTATAGATCTGCCTGTGAGCATATCAAATGTGTTACCCAGGTACGGCACGAGGATTATAATGCCGAGGAACCCGTAGACTATAGACGGCACGCCGGCGAGCAGCTCAACTGCTGGCTTCAGCACAGCCCTGGTCCTAGGCCCAGAGAGCTCTGCGAGATATATTGCAAGGGGTATGCCCACCGACATGTTTATCGCCAGGGCGAGTATCGCGACCAGGAGTGTATTTACTATCAGTGGGCGCATCCCGAAGATGTTTCCAGACGAGTGCCATTTCTCGCCCAGGACCAGGTTCAGCACTCCAACCTCGAAGATGGCTGGCAGGCTCTCCCGTATGAGGTACGCGAAAATAAGAATCATGATGGCGATGGACGCCACTGCTGTAATGAGGAGTAATGACTCTATGATCCTCTCTGTCAGACTTCTCAGAGCGGTAGGCAAAACGCTCATACAATCCCAGAGATCGGTGTGCAGCATAAAGATCTTGTCTATATTCAGTATATAGATACATGACCTTGATCACCATCCTAAGAGGCCTTGCTGAGATATGCAGATCGGGATCGAGCTGTACAGCAATCCGAATCCACGCGCTAGAAGCTGCAAGGAGTGAAGTGTTTGGCCTGCATGATACGATCCTCATCTGAGATGCATCGACTCCGCTGAAGCAGTTGCTGAGATTTGTCAGACATTTGTAACTAAAGGTTCATCTGGTTGCTTCATCACATCCGGGATGTGATGAGTTCCAAAGCATGGGGGATGATATGAGCTTTGCGATAAACATAATATGCGAGGACAGGCCAGGGATGCTGCGCGATATAGCAGGCGTGGTGGCGGATCACGGCGGCAACATCGTCTACACCCAGCAGTTTGTCCTGGACAGAGGCGTGAACAAAGGAAAGGGGACGGTGTACATGGAAATCGAGGGGGATGTGCGTGGTGGAATCGAGGGCATGGTCGAGGCCCTCAGATCGATGCCCATGGTATACGAGGTCACCGTGCACCCATCCTTCAACCAGATCTACGGCTCGCGCGTCATAATCATAGGAGGGGGTGCTCAGGTCGCCCAGGCCGCCGTGGGAGCGGTGAGCGAGGCTGACAGGCACAACCTGCGGGGGGAAAGGATAAGCGTCGACACGATCCCGCTCGTGGGAGAGGACGCGATCGCCGATGCGGTGAGC from Methanothrix thermoacetophila PT includes the following:
- a CDS encoding AAA family ATPase, translated to MRSIQKTGVKGLSGKTDRNRITGARFLLLRPAGYPLKSTFQESPVVSDPVLFERYAKEQWYGELVRAGAYLFDRRLYPDFAFKVVKVYPREAVIGADTTIVVEKRIEPAAVVEPASFDDVVGQLDAKRKVKVIKRYLEEPERFGSWAPRNILFYGASGTGKTMIARALATEANVSMMPVKSTSLIGEFVGEGARQIHSLYDRAEQLSPCIIFIDEIDAIALDRRYQDLRGDVSEIVNALLTEMDGISSRRGVCTIAATNKIELLDPSIRSRFEEEIEFKLPSHEDRLEILRRNASKMPLEVRGDLAEIAKLTEGFSGRDLVDKILKVALHQAIIEDSRFVERRHLMDALQRIKRDVKEPPGEMFI
- a CDS encoding amino acid-binding protein, translating into MWQQILSKFRRYPAQEKVVRLILSRGFQINERGRVASGSIEIPHAQIAKEIDVDRRVVDTTAMAIREDPELWKVFKNVRSVLFLADVAPVLGLGVIEITPVDARQTGLLGSVAIAVAKHGLSIRQAVSDDPFFVEDPKLTIITEGKIPGELVTILKEIDGVKKVTVE
- the endA gene encoding tRNA-intron lyase, coding for MSEEPLLGRLESGKVHLGKDAVKVLYEQGYFGRPLDDGLELTLVEAAYLLDRSRLRIEYDGHILSFRSFFELASSFEKGFEFRYVVYKDLRERGYYVQPGVPDFRVYPRGGHPGKTPAEFYVFVVSERTPLPIERIVEPLRLSSQMRRRLMLAVVDEESDITYYEVRESNPSGRTESAEPGGQATLLDDRVVLWDPKASERLHKHGFYGKMIGERLQLSLVETAYLLERGMIQLVDRSGVPVPLDELMRRASEIEEDFEMKYRVYRDLRDRKLVVKTGFKFGTHFRVYKSVDAEKRGTHSEYLVHTVRVDHVFHLPVLSRAVRLAHSVRKMMVFAYSDDGVEYVEVRRLKP
- the rlmJ gene encoding 23S rRNA (adenine(2030)-N(6))-methyltransferase RlmJ, which codes for MYDHREHAGNAGDVWKHFLLSEAAAYLLCRSDLVYAESHAGYTAYTLAPNGEWRWGIGRCWHLRSEIESPYFAVLEEMNDEHLQIYPGSAKIILRLGRFFRRRVVAELWDISEDVGKSWSACPDIHFHLGDGFSGVMDLLNRRDPGLLLIDPPSPDDQDKAIELLKDASDRGWTAMSWHIMDGAAFPEHLDLHPLVFHEAGLEGGRWRGCIVAVSSGDECLRRHLCHRAGKFRSVLRNLVAGESVV
- a CDS encoding ferrous iron transporter B yields the protein MHEEKPLKILLMGNPNVGKSVIFSRLTGADAISSNYPGTTVSYTEGSINVLGRSAALIDVPGVYSLDPSSKAEEVANLILEQGADLIVNVVDATNLERNLNLTLELQERGIPMVVALNLWDVAVRRGLEIDVKRLSEELGIKVVPTVAASGLGIRDLVEAIEISMSSRPPALSLDPTERWQRVGEIVSRVQKVHHRHPSHLERLEDLTIRPWTGIPVALIVLYLSFSLIVGAGELFIENVSDPFFLRYSYWVFALADRYTSGLLHDILVGRSPELLESFGLLTTGLYIPFGIVLPFLIPFYLVLGFLEDLGYLPRVSVLMDALMHRLGLHGAAIIPCVLGMGCSVPGVLGLRVLESSKQRFLAATLMTMSIPCASQTAMVFGILAPHGLRYIFAVYATLLIVFIISGMILHRLIREESPEIFMEIPQYRMPVIGALLKKTFVRIRTFISEAVPYIGIGIVVMNVFEITGLMKAIGELASPIVSGILGLPADAATALILGFLRKDIGIGMFVPLGLTPEQLVIAAVVLAMYFPCVATLTVLMKELGPYDTIRAVVFRLLAAVMVGGMLRVILL
- the pstA gene encoding phosphate ABC transporter permease PstA codes for the protein MDTDKRTAALAVAGSILLLSSLIALAIQPQLKILLLFWQFLLPVAALMLIQMAFTLKTRNAMVVYLDALIIIAIAIFLLFSPPDLVISPLNLGASFSYRLLAPAASLIAGVLLLKDAINMLYGFGPKAREVLAFTLIRGSAVLAIVILGGIFSVIIYNGIGAISIEFLTEPHRNLGQEGGIVTCIEGTMWLVLGAMLVSAPLGIGAGIYLNEYSRSHTLNRIITISISCLNGVPSVVYGLFGLAFLVSTVGISLLAGSVILGLMNLPTIILTTQEALRSVPNSLREGSVALGATKWQTILRIVIPSALPGILTGLIIGVARAAGETAPIMWTAVTFTPVYVDKVYGVVPDVYQPVNNLCYHLLQLIYFLGAWDVEKRAWGTALVLMGLVLAMNFLAIVVRNHYRKNIRW
- the pstC gene encoding phosphate ABC transporter permease subunit PstC, which encodes MSVLPTALRSLTERIIESLLLITAVASIAIMILIFAYLIRESLPAIFEVGVLNLVLGEKWHSSGNIFGMRPLIVNTLLVAILALAINMSVGIPLAIYLAELSGPRTRAVLKPAVELLAGVPSIVYGFLGIIILVPYLGNTFDMLTGRSILAGAILLGVMFIPSITTICEDALRAVPNEFKEGSMALGATRWQTIRYVVLPAASSGITAAVLLNIGNIIGETMAVLLVVGNIARIPTPIYDVFDRGATFTSVIAGEMGEVAHGSLHYHALFAVGLMLLTIVSILSVIGDLARERIRRRFGGY
- a CDS encoding DUF5612 domain-containing protein produces the protein MSFAINIICEDRPGMLRDIAGVVADHGGNIVYTQQFVLDRGVNKGKGTVYMEIEGDVRGGIEGMVEALRSMPMVYEVTVHPSFNQIYGSRVIIIGGGAQVAQAAVGAVSEADRHNLRGERISVDTIPLVGEDAIADAVSAVGRLHRASILILAGALMGGRITEEVAKLQKEGIPVIALKMAGTVPKQADLVVTDPIQAGTFAVMHVARTAVFDINRVRGMEF